In Citrus sinensis cultivar Valencia sweet orange chromosome 2, DVS_A1.0, whole genome shotgun sequence, a single genomic region encodes these proteins:
- the LOC102623380 gene encoding lysine--tRNA ligase, chloroplastic/mitochondrial has protein sequence MEALKLWSTLSSLPISFRHVIRRRTSLTFVRCRSSTSITVSAGTRNRRASSSSTSTSDREAVRALRIKKVEELRSKGLEPYAYKWDRTHSANQLQEIYRHLANGEESNSENDHVSVAGRVVARRAFGKLAFLTLRDDSGTIQLYCEKERLLSDQFDQLKVFVDIGDILGVSGSMKRTEKGELSVLVNSFVILTKSLLPLPDKYHGLTDVDKRYRQRYVDMISKPEVADVFRKRAKIVSEIRKTVESLGFVEVETPVLQGAAGGAEARPFVTYHNSLGRDLYLRIATELHLKRMLIGGFEKIYEIGRIFRNEGLSTRHNPEFTTIEMYEAYSDYQSMMNITEEIVTHCALAVNGKLTIDYQGVEICLERPWRRETMHNLVKEATGIDFNELGNDLKVAKETTLRALGDGLENKDKFVIESSPSVGNLLNEVFEIVVEPKLVQPTFVLDYPIEISPLAKPHRRHAGLTERFELFICGREMANAFSELTDPLDQRARLEEQVRQHNEKRAAAVSEKSSAQEKLKESDDHSYEVTLDDDFVTALEYGMPPASGMGLGIDRLVMLLTNSASIRDVIAFPILKIQQ, from the exons ATGGAGGCTTTGAAGTTGTGGAGTACTCTATCCTCTCTACCAATCAGCTTCCGACACGTCATCCGCCGGCGAACCTCTTTGACGTTTGTCCGCTGTCGCTCTTCCACTTCTATCACCGTTTCCGCCGGCACTAGAAACCGTCGtgcttcatcttcttctacCTCCACTTCTGACCGCGAGGCCGTTCGTGCCCTGCGCATTAAGAAG GTAGAAGAATTGAGGAGCAAAGGGTTGGAGCCCTATGCATATAAGTGGGATAGGACGCATTCTGCAAATCAGCTACAAGAGATATATAGGCATTTAGCAAATGGTGAAGAGTCGAATAGTGAGAATGATCATGTATCTGTAGCTGGGAGAGTTGTTGCTCGTAGAGCATTTGGGAAGCTTGCATTTTTGACACTAAGAGATGACTCGGGTACGATACAG CTTTACTGCGAGAAGGAAAGGCTTTTAAGTGATCAGTTTGATCAGTTAAAGGTATTTGTTGATATTGGTGATATACTGGGTGTTAGTGGCTCAATGAAACGGACAGAAAAAG GTGAGCTTTCTGTTCTTGTCAATTCATTCGTGATTCTGACAAAATCTCTACTTCCGCTACCAGACAAATATCATGGTTTAACTGATGTGGATAAACGTTACCGCCAAAG gTACGTAGATATGATTTCAAAACCTGAAGTAGCTGATGTATTCCGGAAAAGAGCAAAG ATTGTTTCAGAGATACGCAAGACAGTGGAGTCTTTGGGTTTTGTTGAAGTTGAAACTCCAGTTCTGCAG GGAGCAGCGGGTGGAGCTGAAGCAAGGCCATTTGTTACATATCATAATTCACTTGGAAGGGATCTTTATCTGAGAATTGCAACTGAGCTTCACTTAAAGCGAATGTTG ATTGGAGGATTCGAAAAAATATATGAGATTGGTCGAATATTCAGAAATGAAGGCCTTTCAACCCGCCATAATCCTGAATTTACTACGATAGAG ATGTATGAAGCGTATTCAGACTACCAAAGCATGATGAACATTACAGAGGAAATTGTTACACACTGTGCTCTTGCAGTTAATGGGAAGCTTACTATTGATTACCAG GGTGTGGAGATTTGTTTGGAGAGGCCATGGAGGAGGGAAACCATGCACAATCTTGTGAAAGAAGCTACTGGAATTGATTTCAATGAGCTGGGGAATGACCTTAAGGTGGCTAAAGAGACTACTTTGAGGGCACTTGGAGATGGGCTtgaaaataaagacaaatttGTCATTGAATCGAGCCCTTCTGTTGGCAACCTCCTTAATGAG GTTTTTGAAATTGTTGTAGAACCAAAGCTCGTACAACCCACATTTGTTTTGGACTATCCTATTGAAATATCTCCTCTAGCTAAACCACATCGAAG ACACGCAGGCTTGACTGAGAGATTTGAACTGTTCATCTGCGGTCGTGAAATGGCCAATGCATTTTCTGAATTGACTGATCCTTTGGATCAG AGAGCACGGTTGGAAGAGCAAGTGAGGCAGCATAATGAGAAGAGAGCAGCAGCTGTTTCAGAAAAATCAAGTGCGcaagaaaaattgaaggaaaGTGATGACCATTCATATGAAGTGACTCTTGATGACGACTTTGTGACTGCTTTGGAATATGGAATGCCACCAGCTTCAGGGATG GGGCTCGGAATTGACAGGCTTGTGATGCTTTTGACAAACTCTGCCAGTATTCGTGATGTTATTGCATTTCCCATCCTAAAGATTCAGCAGTAG
- the LOC102623107 gene encoding uncharacterized protein LOC102623107 — protein sequence MVFNSTVVVAVAHLSADAWQQTSCCIPTSERVSSHQLLDLVCCLPLQQLGRFALCLWNYFCLSPPSDSSFYSYYDDTSDDDDDYYDHHHGRDSGSASSSSVADLLDDDYYYHSHSD from the coding sequence atggtGTTTAATAGCACGGTGGTGGTAGCAGTAGCACACTTATCAGCAGATGCATGGCAGCAAACGTCATGCTGCATACCAACGAGTGAGCGCGTTAGCAGCCACCAGTTGTTGGATCTCGTGTGCTGCCTCCCTTTGCAGCAACTGGGTCGTTTTGCTCTCTGTCTTTGGAACTATTTTTGCCTCTCCCCTCCATCCGACTCCTCATTCTACTCCTATTATGATGACACTTCCGATGATGACGACGACTACTATGATCATCATCATGGTCGTGACAGTGGTTCTGCTTCATCCAGTTCTGTTGCTGATCTTCTTGATGACGACTACTACTACCACTCTCATTCTGATTGA
- the LOC102622799 gene encoding uncharacterized protein LOC102622799 produces MFCVCGSSAQANMANRGGLLMVFWLWCSVISIACAARLGSESRQKLEVQKHLNRLNKSPVKSIKSPDGDIIDCVHISHQPAFDHPYLKDHKIQMRPNYHPEGLFDDNKASAKPKERTNPINQLWHANGKCPEGTIPVRRTKEDDVLRASSVKRYGKKKHRSIPQPRSADPDLTNESGHQHAIAYVEGDKYYGAKATINVWEPKIQQSNEFSLSQLWILGGSFGQDLNSIEAGWQVSPDLYGDNNTRLFTYWTSDAYQATGCYNLLCSGFIQINSEIAMGASISPVSSYRNSQYDISILIWKDPTEGHWWMQFGNDYVLGYWPSFLFSYLADSASMIEWGGEVVNSEADGRHTSTQMGSGRFPEEGFGKASYFRNVQVVDGSNNLKAPKGIGTFTEQSNCYDVQTGSNGDWGHYFYFGGPGKNPNCP; encoded by the exons atgTTTTGTGTGTGTGGGAGTTCAGCACAAGCAAATATGGCAAATAGAGGAGGGTTATTAATGGTGTTCTGGTTATGGTGTTCTGTGATCTCTATAGCCTGTGCTGCTAGATTGGGCTCTGAGTCAAGGCAGAAACTTGAAGTTCAAAAGCACTTGAACCGCTTGAACAAATCCCCGGTTAAAAGCATCaag AGCCCAGATGGAGATATTATTGACTGTGTTCACATCTCTCACCAGCCAGCTTTTGATCATCCTTATCTGAAGGACCACAAAATCCag ATGAGGCCTAATTACCACCCAGAAGGGCTTTTTGATGACAACAAAGCGTCTGCAAAACCCAAAGAAAGAACAAATCCAATCAATCAGCTGTGGCATGCAAATGGCAAATGCCCAGAAGGAACCATACCGGTAAGAAGGACCAAAGAAGATGATGTTTTGAGAGCAAGCTCAGTTAAACGGTACGGGAAGAAAAAGCATAGAAGCATCCCTCAGCCAAGGTCTGCAGATCCCGACCTCACCAATGAAAGTGGCCATCAG CATGCGATAGCTTATGTGGAAGGTGACAAGTACTATGGAGCCAAAGCCACCATTAATGTATGGGAACCCAAAATACAACAGTCTAATGAGTTCAGCTTGTCTCAGCTTTGGATTTTGGGAGGTTCGTTTGGTCAAGATCTTAACAGCATTGAAGCTGGATGGCAG GTCAGCCCAGATCTGTATGGTGATAACAACACAAGGCTTTTCACTTATTGGACT aGTGATGCATACCAAGCCACAGGTTGCTACAATCTCCTTTGCTCAGGCTTCATCCAAATCAACAGTGAAATAGCAATGGGAGCAAGCATCTCTCCTGTTTCTTCCTACAGGAATTCTCAATATGATATCAGTATACTTATCTGGAag GATCCAACTGAGGGGCATTGGTGGATGCAATTTGGAAACGACTATGTGTTAGGCTACTGGCCTTCATTCTTATTCTCATACTTAGCAGATAGTGCTTCGATGATTGAATGGGGAGGCGAAGTAGTGAATTCGGAGGCAGATGGTCGGCACACATCAACTCAAATGGGCAGTGGCCGCTTTCCTGAAGAAGGTTTCGGCAAAGCTAGTTACTTCAGGAATGTACAAGTAGTCGACGGCTCAAATAACCTCAAGGCTCCTAAAGGCATTGGCACTTTCACTGAACAATCCAACTGCTATGATGTTCAAACGGGCAGCAATGGAGATTGGGGCCATTACTTCTATTTCGGGGGCCCTGGTAAAAACCCCAATTGCCcttaa